A stretch of Aedes aegypti strain LVP_AGWG chromosome 2, AaegL5.0 Primary Assembly, whole genome shotgun sequence DNA encodes these proteins:
- the LOC5572448 gene encoding hsp70-binding protein 1 isoform X1 translates to MASGGDHPDQPRQPRNLQGLLKFAMEATKSEDAPHDSHFEPMDEERRRFLEEALKSLTLDVVEEIEKAMKTLMDPDKAEEDKADAIEIIIDFVQDIDAANDFYKVGGFVIIQPGLTSPNTDVRSGTLRLIAELSQNNPFCQQHLLQANTLPQIIELLSDVPPVATQAMHAISCMVRHHEPCLAAFIDMGGLECILGCIQTDNEKLRIKSSFLMSNLCTEFSAVRDEFIKLNAVERVVAAVRPSKQFEPKLETALSTLNVLTECDEGIRRCQEPGLQLKEKLELILNLNNGKEECLEQIEYANTLLKRCFSDDNCGTDR, encoded by the exons ATGGCCAGCGGAGGAGATCATCCCGATCAGCCAAGGCAGCCCCGTAATTTACAG GGCCTGCTGAAATTCGCCATGGAAGCAACCAAGTCGGAGGATGCTCCCCACGATTCACACTTCGAGCCAATGGATGAGGAACGTCGTCGGTTCCTGGAGGAAGCCCTCAAATCGCTAACATTGGACGTGGTCGAAGAGATTGAGAAGGCAATGAAAACCCTGATGGATCCGGACAAGGCCGAGGAGGACAAGGCGGATGCGATTGAGATAATCATCGATTTCGTCCAGGATATTGATGCTGCCAATG ACTTCTACAAAGTGGGTGGATTCGTCATCATCCAGCCCGGGCTCACATCGCCAAACACAGATGTTCGCAGTGGAACGCTTCGTCTGATCGCGGAACTATCTCAGAACAACCCATTCTGCCAGCAGCACCTGCTTCAAGCCAACACTCTTCCCCAGATAATCGAACTGCTGTCGGATGTACCACCGGTGGCCACCCAAGCCATGCACGCCATCTCCTGTATGGTTCGGCACCACGAGCCATGCTTGGCGGCATTCATCGATATGGGAGGCCTCGAGTGCATCCTGGGATGCATTCAAACTGATAACGAAAAACTGCGCATCAAATCGTCGTTCCTCATGTCCAACCTTTGTACGGAGTTTTCCGCGGTGCGGGACGAGTTCATCAAACTGAATGCCGTCGAACGAGTGGTGGCCGCGGTTCGACCTTCCAAACAGTTCGAACCCAAGCTGGAGACGGCGCTGTCCACGTTGAATGTGCTAACGGAGTGCGACGAAGGTATTCGCCGGTGCCAGGAGCCTGGCCTGCAGTTGAAGGAGAAGCTGGAGCTGATTCTCAACTTGAACAATGGGAAGGAAGAATGCTTG GAACAGATTGAATATGCAAATACTTTACTGAAACGATGTTTTTCCGATGATAATTGTGGCACTGAtcgataa
- the LOC5572448 gene encoding hsp70-binding protein 1 isoform X2 — protein MASGGDHPDQPRQPRNLQGLLKFAMEATKSEDAPHDSHFEPMDEERRRFLEEALKSLTLDVVEEIEKAMKTLMDPDKAEEDKADAIEIIIDFVQDIDAANDFYKVGGFVIIQPGLTSPNTDVRSGTLRLIAELSQNNPFCQQHLLQANTLPQIIELLSDVPPVATQAMHAISCMVRHHEPCLAAFIDMGGLECILGCIQTDNEKLRIKSSFLMSNLCTEFSAVRDEFIKLNAVERVVAAVRPSKQFEPKLETALSTLNVLTECDEGIRRCQEPGLQLKEKLELILNLNNGKEECLIEYANTLLKRCFSDDNCGTDR, from the exons ATGGCCAGCGGAGGAGATCATCCCGATCAGCCAAGGCAGCCCCGTAATTTACAG GGCCTGCTGAAATTCGCCATGGAAGCAACCAAGTCGGAGGATGCTCCCCACGATTCACACTTCGAGCCAATGGATGAGGAACGTCGTCGGTTCCTGGAGGAAGCCCTCAAATCGCTAACATTGGACGTGGTCGAAGAGATTGAGAAGGCAATGAAAACCCTGATGGATCCGGACAAGGCCGAGGAGGACAAGGCGGATGCGATTGAGATAATCATCGATTTCGTCCAGGATATTGATGCTGCCAATG ACTTCTACAAAGTGGGTGGATTCGTCATCATCCAGCCCGGGCTCACATCGCCAAACACAGATGTTCGCAGTGGAACGCTTCGTCTGATCGCGGAACTATCTCAGAACAACCCATTCTGCCAGCAGCACCTGCTTCAAGCCAACACTCTTCCCCAGATAATCGAACTGCTGTCGGATGTACCACCGGTGGCCACCCAAGCCATGCACGCCATCTCCTGTATGGTTCGGCACCACGAGCCATGCTTGGCGGCATTCATCGATATGGGAGGCCTCGAGTGCATCCTGGGATGCATTCAAACTGATAACGAAAAACTGCGCATCAAATCGTCGTTCCTCATGTCCAACCTTTGTACGGAGTTTTCCGCGGTGCGGGACGAGTTCATCAAACTGAATGCCGTCGAACGAGTGGTGGCCGCGGTTCGACCTTCCAAACAGTTCGAACCCAAGCTGGAGACGGCGCTGTCCACGTTGAATGTGCTAACGGAGTGCGACGAAGGTATTCGCCGGTGCCAGGAGCCTGGCCTGCAGTTGAAGGAGAAGCTGGAGCTGATTCTCAACTTGAACAATGGGAAGGAAGAATGCTTG ATTGAATATGCAAATACTTTACTGAAACGATGTTTTTCCGATGATAATTGTGGCACTGAtcgataa